Proteins found in one Triticum aestivum cultivar Chinese Spring chromosome 4D, IWGSC CS RefSeq v2.1, whole genome shotgun sequence genomic segment:
- the LOC123098982 gene encoding ABC transporter C family member 13 (The sequence of the model RefSeq protein was modified relative to this genomic sequence to represent the inferred CDS: added 266 bases not found in genome assembly), with translation MELHFQVQPPVLQLQDYCYYYQQQQEAAAAAAHAALLALALLLLLLRGARALASRCASCLKPPRRARNLVHDGPPLASPPPAAGGAWFRAALACCAYALLAQLAALTYEVAAAAPPVEAEALLLPAVQALAWAALLALALRARAGRFPALVRVWWVLAFALSVAIAFDDSRRLMGADDRDADYAHMVANFASLPALGFLCLVGVMGSSGVDLEFSDDDTGVHEPLLLGGQRRGAEEEPGCLRVTPYGDAGILSLATLSWLSPLLSVGAKRPLELADIPLLAHKDRAKFCYKAMSSHYERQRLECPDKEPSLAWAILKSFWREAAMNGAFAAVNTVVSYVGPYLISYFVDYLSGKIAFPHEGYILASVFFVSKLIETLTARQWYLGVDVMGIHVKSGLTAMVYRKGLRLSNASKQSHTSGEIVNYMAVDVQRVGDYAWYFHDIWMLPLQIILALAILYKNVGIATVSTLIATALSIAASVPVAKLQEHYQDKLMAAKDERMRKTAECLKSMRILKLQAWEDRYRIMLEEMRNVECRWLKWALYSQAAVTFVFWSSPIFVSVITFGTCILLGGELTAGGVLSALATFRILQEPLRNFPDLISMIAQTRVSLDRLSHFLRQEELPDDATISVPQGSTDKAIDIKDGSFSWNPSCSTPTLSHIQLSVVRGMRVAVCGVIGSGKSSLLSSILGEIPRLSGQVRVSGTAAYVSQTAWIQSGNIEENVLFGTPMDRPRYKRVLEACSLKKDLQLLQYGDQTIIGDRGINLSGGQKQRVQLARALYQDADIYLLDDPFSAVDAHTGSDLFKDYILGALASKTVIYVTHQVEFLPAADLILVLKDGHITQAGKYDDLLQAGTDFNALVSAHNEAIETMDFGEDSDGDIAPSVPNKRLTPSVSNIDNLKNKVSENGKSSNTRGIKDKKKSEERKKKRTVQEEERERGRVSLNVYLTYMGEAYKGSLIPLIVLAQTLFQVLQIASNWWMAWANPQTEGDAPKTSSVVLLVVYMCLAFGSSLFVFVRSLLVATFGLAAAQKLFIKMLRCVFRAPMSFFDTTPSGRILNRVSVDQSVVDLDIAFRLGGFASTTIQLLGIVAVMSKVTWQVLFLIVPMAMACMWMQRYYIASSRELTRILSVQKSPVIHLFSESIAGAATIRGFGQEKRFMKRNLYLLDCFARPLFSSLAAIEWLCLRMELLSTFVFAFCMAILVSFPPGTIEPSMAGLAVTYGLNLNARMSRWILSFCKLENRIISVERIYQYCKIPSEAPLIIENCRPPSSWPENGNIELIDLKVRYKDDLPFVLHGVSCIFPGGKKIGIVGRTGSGKSTLIQALFRLIEPSGGKIIIDNIDVSAIGLHDLRSRLSIIPQDPTLFEGTIRMNLDPLEERSDQEIWEALEKCQLGEVIRSKEEKLDSPVLENGDNWSVGQRQLIALGRALLKQARILVLDEATASVDTATDNLIQKIIRSEFRDCTVCTIAHRIPTVIDSDLVMVLSDGKIAEFDTPQRLVEDKSSMFMQLVSEYSTRASCI, from the exons GGCCGCCCTCGCCTGCTGCGCCTACGCCCTGCTGGCGCAGCTCGCCGCGCTGACCTACGAGGTCGCGGCCGCGGCgccgcccgtcgaggccgaggcgctgcTGCTGCCGGCCGTGCAGGCGCTGGCCTGGGCCGCGCTGCTGGCGCTCGCGCTGCGGGCGCGCGCCGGCAGGTTCCCGGCGCTCGTGCGGGTCTGGTGGGTGCTCGCCTTCGCGCTCTCCGTCGCCATCGCCTTCGACGACTCCAGGCGCCTCATGGGCGCCGACGACCGTGATGCGGACTACGCGCACATGGTCGCCAACTTCGCGTCGCTGCcggccctcggcttcctctgcttggTTGGTGTGATGGGTTCCAGCGGTGTCGACTTGGAGTTTAGTGATGATGACACCGGTGTCCACGAGCCCCTGTTGCTCGGCGGGCAGCGCAGAGGCGCCGAGGAGGAGCCCGGCTGCCTGCGGGTGACTCCCTACGGCGATGCCGGGATCCTCAGCCTTGCAACGCTCTCATGGCTCAGTCCGCTGCTCTCGGTTGGGGCCAAGAGGCCGCTCGAGCTGGCTGACATACCCTTGCTGGCTCACAAGGATCGTGCCAAGTTCTGCTATAAGGCCATGAGCAGTCACTATGAGCGCCAACGGCTGGAGTGCCCTGACAAGGAGCCATCGCTGGCATGGGCAATACTCAAGTCCTTCTGGCGTGAGGCGGCAATGAACGGCGCCTTCGCCGCGGTGAACACCGTCGTGTCCTATGTCGGTCCCTACCTGATCAGCTACTTTGTGGACTACCTCAGTGGCAAAATTGCCTTCCCCCATGAAGGTTACATCCTTGCCTCCGTATTTTTCGTATCAAAGTTGATTGAGACGCTCACTGCTCGCCAGTGGTACCTGGGCGTGGACGTCATGGGGATCCATGTCAAGTCCGGGCTGACGGCCATGGTGTACCGGAAGGGCCTCAGGCTGTCGAATGCCTCAAAGCAGAGCCATACGAGCGGTGAGATTGTGAATTACATGGCGGTTGATGTGCAGCGGGTGGGGGACTATGCATGGTACTTTCATGACATATGGATGCTTCCACTGCAGATCATCCTTGCGCTCGCCATCCTGTACAAGAATGTCGGGATCGCCACGGTTTCGACATTGATAGCCACCGCGCTGTCAATTGCTGCCTCGGTTCCTGTGGCCAAGCTGCAGGAGCACTACCAAGATAAGCTAATGGCAGCAAAGGATGAGCGAATGCGCAAGACTGCAGAGTGCTTGAAGAGTATGAGAATTCTCAAGCTGCAGGCATGGGAGGACCGGTACAGGATAATGCTTGAAGAGATGAGGAACGTTGAATGCAGGTGGCTCAAGTGGGCTTTGTACTCGCAGGCCGCAGTTACGTTTGTTTTCTGGAGCTCGCCAATCTTTGTCTCAGTCATAACTTTCGGCACTTGTATATTGCTTGGTGGCGAGCTCACTGCTGGAGGCGTTCTCTCTGCTTTAGCAACTTTTAGGATCCTTCAAGAGCCTCTGAGGAATTTCCCTGATCTCATCTCCATGATAGCTCAGACGAGGGTGTCTTTGGACAGGTTGTCTCACTTCTTGCGGCAAGAAGAGTTGCCGGATGATGCAACAATAAGTGTTCCACAGGGTAGCACAGACAAGGCAATCGATATCAAGGATGGCAGTTTCTCTTGGAACCCGTCTTGCTCAACCCCTACACTATCTCATATACAACTTAGTGTGGTGAGAGGCATGAGAGTTGCAGTCTGTGGTGTGATTGGCTCTGGCAAATCAAGTCTATTGTCCTCTATACTCGGGGAGATACCCAGACTGTCTGGCCAA GTTAGGGTCAGTGGTACAGCAGCATATGTTTCTCAGACTGCCTGGATACAGTCTGGAAATATTGAGGAGAACGTTCTTTTCGGCACTCCAATGGACAGACCGCGTTATAAGAGAGTACTTGAGGCTTGCTCCCTGAAGAAAGATCTTCAGTTGCTCCAGTATGGAGATCAGACAATCATTGGTGACAGAGGCATTAATTTGAGCGGAGGCCAGAAACAGAGAGTGCAGCTTGCAAGAGCACTGTACCAAGATGCTGATATTTATTTGCTTGATGACCCCTTCAGTGCTGTTGATGCTCATACTGGAAGTGATCTATTTAAG GACTATATATTGGGGGCACTAGCTAGTAAAACAGTAATTTATGTAACTCATCAAGTCGAGTTCCTACCAGCTGCTGACTTGATATTG GTTCTTAAGGATGGCCATATCACCCAAGCTGGAAAATATGATGATCTTCTCCAAGCTGGAACCGATTTCAATGCTCTGGTTTCTGCTCATAATGAAGCTATTGAGACCATGGATTTTGGCGAAGATTCTGATGGAGATATCGCTCCTTCTGTTCCTAACAAAAGATTGACACCAAGTGTTAGCAATATCGATAACCTGAAAAATAAAGTATCTGAAAATGGTAAGTCATCTAATACACGTGGAATTAAGGACAAGAAAAAGAGTGAAGAACGTAAGAAGAAGCGTACTGTTCAAGAAGAGGAGAGGGAGCGAGGAAGAGTTAGCTTAAATGTTTATTTGACATACATGGGGGAAGCCTACAAAGGTTCACTGATACCACTCATTGTCTTGGCGCAAACCCTGTTCCAAGTTCTTCAGATTGCCAGTAACTGGTGGATGGCATGGGCAAACCCCCAAACAGAAGGAGATGCACCTAAGACAAGTAGTGTGGTCCTTCTTGTTGTTTATATGTGCCTTGCTTTCGGGAGTTCATTGTTTGTGTTTGTGAGAAGCCTTCTTGTAGCTACATTTGGTTTAGCTGCTGCTCAGAAACTATTTATAAAAATGCTAAGGTGTGTGTTTCGAGCACCAATGTCATTCTTCGATACTACACCATCTGGACGGATTCTGAATCGG GTTTCTGTAGATCAAAGTGTTGTGGACCTTGATATAGCATTCAGGCTAGGGGGATTTGCATCAACAACAATTCAACTCCTTGGAATTGTTGCTGTCATGAGTAAAGTCACATGGCAAGTTCTGTTTCTTATAGTCCCTATGGCTATGGCATGCATGTGGATGCAG AGATATTACATTGCTTCATCAAGGGAGCTGACTAGGATCTTGAGTGTTCAGAAGTCTCCCGTGATCCATTTGTTTAGCGAGTCAATCGCTGGTGCTGCTACTATCAGAGGATTTGGTCAGGAGAAAAGATTCATGAAAAGAAATCTTTACCTCCTTGATTGTTTTGCTCGGCCCTTGTTTTCCAGCCTTGCAGCTATTGAATGGCTCTGCCTGCGAATGGAACTGCTCTCGACTTTTGTGTTTGCTTTCTGCATGGCAATACTTGTGAGCTTTCCTCCTGGAACGATTGAACCAA GTATGGCTGGCCTTGCTGTTACATATGGACTCAACTTAAATGCTCGGATGTCAAGGTGGATATTGAGTTTCTGTAAATTAGAGAACAGAATCATCTCTGTTGAGCGTATTTATCAGTATTGCAAGATTCCTAGTGAAGCACCACTGATTATTGAGAATTGCCGTCCCCCGTCCTCATGGCCTGAGAATGGAAACATTGAATTGATTGATCTCAAG GTCCGCTACAAGGACGACCTTCCCTTCGTTCTACATGGAGTCAGTTGTATTTTTCCTGGCGGGAAAAAGATTGGGATTGTAGGGCGAACTGGAAGTGGTAAATCTACTCTCATTCAGGCTCTTTTCCGTCTAATTGAACCATCAGGAGGGAAAATTATCATTGACAACATCGATGTTTCTGCGATTGGCCTTCATGATCTGCGGTCACGGTTGAGCATCATTCCTCAGGACCCTACATTGTTCGAGGGTACTATCAGAATGAATCTTGACCCTCTTGAAGAGCGTTCCGATCAAGAAATTTGGGAG GCACTAGAGAAGTGCCAGCTAGGAGAGGTCATTCGTTCGAAGGAAGAAAAACTGGACAGTCCAG TACTGGAGAATGGGGATAACTGGAGTGTGGGGCAGCGCCAGCTTATTGCACTGGGTAGGGCGCTGCTTAAGCAGGCAAGAATTTTGGTGCTTGACGAGGCAACGGCATCGGTTGACACAGCTACAGATAATCTTATCCAGAAGATTATTCGCAGCGAATTCAGGGATTGCACTGTCTGTACAATTGCACACAGGATCCCTACGGTTATCGACAGCGACCTAGTCATGGTGCTTAGCGACG GTAAAATTGCTGAGTTTGACACACCCCAGAGGCTTGTGGAGGACAAGTCCTCCATGTTCATGCAGCTAGTATCTGAGTACTCCACCAGGGCGAGCTGTATATAG
- the LOC123098981 gene encoding uncharacterized protein, whose product MGGWSCFCCGNLFGAGGDAAVRLPEPFQLPAPLPAWPQGRDFAKGVICIGELDIANITQFRNIWSYSGATFYEPEEVPDGFHCLGHYAQQNDRLLQGSLVVARETASCQLINSRPALEKPLDYTLVWTNAGVYEDDNSECGCFWLPSPPEGYEALGYVVTRGPKKPSLEAVRCVRQDLTDPCENFRSVVNVERTCQVWKTRPCHRGTAGRGIPVGTFFCETNSVNSQESGIPCLKNCDPNLRAMPDLEQIHALIKHYGPTVFFHPQEKYLPSSVSWFFENGATLNKKDMKMGDPILAGGSNLPAGGTNDGEYWIDLPDDDTREFVKVGNLKSAELYAHVKPAHGGTFTDIAMWVFCPFNGPATIKVGLASFALQKVGRHTGDWEHFTLRISNFSGELSSVYYSEHSGGGWVDACDLEFISGNKAIVYSSRNGHASYAHPGCYLQGSENLGVGLRNDVARSDLSIDSSTRYKIISAEYLGDAVVEPCWLQYMREWGPTLTYNSRSEVDTVLSFLPFFLRFTAEAIFDSLPAELYEEEGPTGPKEKNNWDGDERC is encoded by the exons ATGGGCGGGTGGAGCTGCTTCTGCTGCGGCAACCTGTTCGGCGCCGGGGGAGATGCCGCGGTCCGGCTGCCGGAGCCGTTCCAGCTGCCGGCGCCCTTGCCCGCGTGGCCGCAAG GACGGGACTTCGCAAAGGGCGTGATATGCATAGGAGAACTTGATATTGCAAATATTACCCAATTCCGGAATATATGGAGCTACTCTGGAGCTACGTTCTATGAGCCAGAAGAGGTTCCTGATGGTTTCCACTGCCTTGGCCACTATGCCCAACAAAATGACCGGCTTTTACAGGGTTCTCTTGTTGTTGCAAGGGAAACGGCTAGCTGCCAGTTAATCAATAGCAGGCCTGCTCTTGAGAAACCATTAGATTACACCCTCGTTTGGACTAATGCTGGTGTGTATGAAGATGACAATAGTGAATGCGGTTGCTTCTGGTTGCCATCACCCCCTGAGGGTTATGAAGCCCTTGGCTATGTGGTTACTAGAGGACCAAAGAAGCCCTCACTGGAGGCGGTCCGGTGTGTGCGACAGGACCTCACGGATCCATGTGAAAACTTTAGGTCAGTCGTTAATGTGGAACGTACATGCCAAGTTTGGAAGACGAGGCCTTGCCACCGAGGGACAGCAGGACGAGGTATACCTGTTGGTACATTCTTCTGTGAAACAAATTCAGTTAACAGTCAGGAATCAGGCATTCCCTGCTTGAAGAACTGCGACCCGAATTTGAGAGCCATGCCTGATCTAGAGCAGATTCATGCACTAATCAAGCACTATGGCCCAACTGTTTTCTTCCACCCACAAGAGAAATACTTGCCGTCATCAGTTTCTTGGTTCTTTGAGAATGGAGCTACACTGAACAAGAAAGATATGAAAATGGGAGATCCAATACTTGCTGGTGGCTCAAACCTGCCTGCTGGTGGGACAAATGACGGTGAGTACTGgattgacctccccgatgatgataCGCGTGAGTTTGTCAAAGTTGGCAATTTGAAGAGTGCCGAGCTCTATGCTCATGTTAAGCCGGCTCATGGAGGGACCTTCACCGACATTGCCATGTGGGTGTTCTGTCCGTTCAACGGGCCAGCAACGATAAAGGTTGGACTTGCAAGCTTTGCTCTGCAGAAGGTTGGCAGGCATACGGGAGACTGGGAGCATTTCACCCTCCGCATAAGTAACTTCTCTGGAGAACTCTCATCTGTCTACTACTCAGAGCACAGCGGGGGAGGATGGGTGGACGCTTGCGATCTGGAGTTCATCTCAGGAAACAAGGCGATCGTGTATTCGTCGAGGAATGGGCATGCAAGCTACGCGCACCCTGGCTGCTACCTGCAGGGCTCTGAAAACCTCGGCGTCGGATTAAGAAATGACGTCGCACGGAGCGACCTGTCAATTGATTCGAGCACGAGGTATAAGATCATCTCGGCAGAATACCTTGGAGACGCCGTGGTGGAACCGTGCTGGCTGCAGTACATGAGGGAGTGGGGCCCGACCTTGACGTACAACTCACGGTCAGAGGTGGACACGGTACTTAGCTTCTTGCCGTTCTTCCTCCGGTTCACGGCGGAAGCCATATTCGACAGTCTTCCTGCGGAGCTGTACGAGGAGGAAGGCCCGACCGGACCGAAGGAGAAAAATAACTGGGATGGTGATGAGCGGTGCTAG